One window from the genome of Comamonas sp. lk encodes:
- a CDS encoding putative toxin-antitoxin system toxin component, PIN family, producing MKIAPLRWPSCNDGYEGPLPRPVILDTNVVLDMLIFDDPHIPPIRELVARGELRWIADEAQRIELGRVLHYSQIAPRVSFYGKTPEGVMAAFDAAVEYVAPAPRIRFICTDPDDQHFLDLASQHQALLVSKDRAVLKQRKRVATHYGATVGNIVLLEEAAAEAC from the coding sequence ATGAAAATTGCTCCGCTGCGCTGGCCGTCTTGCAACGACGGCTACGAAGGCCCGTTGCCGCGTCCCGTGATACTGGATACCAATGTGGTGCTGGACATGCTGATCTTTGACGATCCGCACATCCCGCCCATCCGTGAATTGGTGGCCAGGGGCGAGCTGCGCTGGATTGCCGACGAAGCCCAGCGCATCGAGCTGGGTCGCGTGCTGCACTACAGCCAGATCGCTCCGCGCGTGAGCTTCTACGGCAAGACGCCCGAAGGCGTGATGGCAGCCTTTGACGCGGCCGTGGAATATGTGGCACCTGCGCCCAGAATCCGCTTTATCTGCACCGATCCCGACGATCAGCATTTCCTGGATCTGGCCAGCCAGCACCAGGCGCTCTTGGTCAGCAAGGACCGAGCCGTGCTCAAGCAGCGCAAGCGCGTGGCTACGCATTACGGTGCGACCGTGGGCAATATCGTGCTGCTGGAAGAGGCGGCAGCCGAGGCCTGCTGA
- a CDS encoding 3-deoxy-7-phosphoheptulonate synthase, whose translation MTSHATPNSGRKAASAEQRLRTLDKTRIDDTRIKIVRPLLTPALLEEWLPITDEAYQLVESSRTAISRVLHGQDDRLIVVVGPCSIHDHDQAMDYARQLKVQADALKDDLLIVMRVYFEKPRTTVGWKGYINDPYRDGSFAVNEGLELARRLLLDVLELGLPAGTEFLDLLSPQFISDLVSWGAIGARTTESQSHRQLASGLSCPVGFKNGTDGGVKVASDAMLAAESSHAFMGMTKMGQSAIFETRGNQDCHIILRGGKAPNYDAAHVQSTCEMLAKAGLREQVMIDFSHANSSKQHRRQIDVAADVAGQIAAGDARITGVMIESHLHEGRQDIVEGQELQYGISLTDACISMEQTVPVLQQLAAAVRARRVHGS comes from the coding sequence ATGACTTCCCACGCCACACCGAATAGCGGCCGCAAGGCGGCCTCCGCCGAGCAGCGTCTGCGCACGCTGGACAAGACCCGCATTGACGACACGCGCATCAAGATCGTGCGCCCGCTGCTCACGCCAGCGCTGCTGGAGGAGTGGCTGCCCATCACCGATGAGGCTTATCAGCTGGTGGAGTCCAGCCGCACGGCCATCTCGCGCGTGCTGCACGGACAGGACGACCGTCTGATCGTGGTGGTGGGGCCTTGCTCGATTCACGATCACGACCAGGCCATGGACTATGCGCGTCAGCTCAAGGTACAGGCCGATGCGCTCAAGGACGACTTGCTGATCGTGATGCGCGTCTACTTCGAGAAGCCGCGCACCACCGTGGGCTGGAAGGGCTATATCAACGACCCCTATCGCGATGGCAGCTTTGCCGTCAACGAAGGGCTGGAGCTGGCGCGCCGCCTGTTGCTGGATGTGCTGGAGCTGGGCCTGCCGGCGGGCACGGAGTTTCTGGACCTGCTCTCGCCCCAGTTCATCAGCGATCTGGTCAGCTGGGGTGCGATTGGTGCGCGCACCACCGAGAGCCAGAGCCATCGCCAGCTGGCCAGCGGCCTGTCCTGCCCCGTGGGCTTCAAGAACGGCACCGATGGTGGCGTGAAAGTGGCCAGCGATGCCATGCTGGCCGCCGAGTCCAGCCATGCTTTCATGGGCATGACCAAGATGGGGCAAAGCGCCATTTTCGAAACCCGCGGCAACCAGGATTGCCACATCATTTTGCGCGGCGGCAAGGCGCCCAATTACGACGCAGCCCATGTGCAATCGACCTGCGAGATGCTGGCCAAGGCCGGTTTGCGTGAGCAGGTGATGATTGATTTCTCGCACGCCAACAGCAGCAAGCAGCACCGCCGCCAGATCGATGTGGCGGCCGATGTGGCGGGCCAGATTGCGGCAGGCGATGCGCGCATCACCGGCGTGATGATCGAAAGCCATCTTCACGAAGGCCGCCAGGACATCGTGGAAGGCCAGGAGCTGCAATACGGTATCTCGCTGACGGATGCCTGCATCAGCATGGAGCAGACCGTGCCCGTGTTGCAGCAACTGGCCGCTGCCGTGCGTGCACGACGGGTACACGGCAGCTGA
- the rbsD gene encoding D-ribose pyranase, whose amino-acid sequence MKKALLLNAPLTAVIARMGHGDRLVIGDAGLPIPAGVERIDLAVSAGIPAIADVLKAVAAEMQVERVVLAQETLDRSDVIPGWLPAEWAQSLAEPVSHEEFKRQCATARAVVRTGECTPYANVMLIAGVTF is encoded by the coding sequence ATGAAAAAAGCCTTGCTGTTGAACGCGCCCTTGACGGCCGTGATTGCTCGCATGGGCCATGGCGACCGATTGGTGATTGGCGATGCCGGCTTGCCGATTCCCGCAGGCGTGGAGCGCATCGATCTGGCCGTGAGTGCCGGCATTCCCGCAATCGCCGATGTGCTCAAGGCCGTGGCTGCCGAGATGCAGGTCGAGCGCGTGGTGCTGGCGCAGGAAACGCTGGATCGCAGCGATGTCATCCCCGGCTGGCTGCCTGCCGAGTGGGCGCAAAGCCTGGCCGAACCCGTGTCGCATGAAGAGTTCAAGCGCCAGTGCGCCACGGCGCGTGCCGTGGTGCGCACCGGTGAGTGCACCCCGTATGCCAATGTGATGCTGATTGCCGGCGTGACTTTCTAA
- a CDS encoding THUMP domain-containing protein, whose protein sequence is MNQLHLFLPCAAGVEGFLADEVHAITGATGQDLLVGRGGVMLRGMWRDALLLNLHSRLAQRVLIELSHTMYRSENDLYRAASEVAWEIWFSPKETFKIEVTSQHSPLTSLNFAALKVKDAIADRFREKRHGVRPSVETHHPDVRVHLHLTTDGATIYIDTSGEALFKRGWREDKGDAPLKETLAAAMIAASGWNPHGDNPQPLYDPCCGSGTVVIEAAQIARKIPAGILRRFAFEKLVPFQRHVWEAMLDEAESQILAESPVGIYGSDISFRMVDFAERNAERAGVAKTVQLRGGDALQRMPPCDEPGMMLLNPPYGERIAAAGVAGQKAQDRMEVVERAGRETAQTEDGGEFFSQLATHWKKNYSGWSGFMLTPDLKLPGKMRLKESRRTPMWNGPIECRLFRFDMIKGAVKPRKNAPGSAAEGDAEQ, encoded by the coding sequence ATGAACCAATTGCATCTGTTTTTGCCCTGCGCCGCCGGCGTTGAGGGCTTTTTGGCCGACGAAGTCCATGCCATCACCGGCGCCACCGGGCAAGATTTGCTCGTGGGTCGCGGTGGCGTCATGTTGCGCGGCATGTGGCGCGACGCGCTGCTTCTGAATTTGCACAGCCGTCTGGCTCAGCGTGTGCTGATCGAGCTCTCGCACACCATGTACCGCAGCGAGAACGATCTGTACCGCGCTGCCAGCGAGGTGGCGTGGGAGATCTGGTTCTCGCCCAAGGAGACCTTCAAGATCGAAGTCACCTCCCAGCACAGCCCGCTGACCAGCCTGAACTTTGCTGCGCTCAAGGTCAAGGATGCGATTGCCGATCGCTTCCGCGAAAAGCGCCACGGCGTGCGCCCCAGCGTGGAAACCCACCATCCCGATGTGCGCGTGCACCTGCACCTGACCACGGACGGCGCCACCATCTACATCGACACCTCGGGCGAGGCGCTGTTCAAGCGCGGCTGGCGCGAGGACAAGGGCGATGCGCCACTCAAGGAAACCCTGGCTGCCGCCATGATTGCAGCCAGCGGCTGGAATCCGCATGGCGACAATCCTCAGCCGCTGTACGACCCCTGCTGCGGCAGCGGCACGGTGGTGATCGAGGCGGCGCAGATCGCGCGCAAGATTCCGGCCGGCATTCTGCGCCGTTTTGCGTTCGAGAAGCTGGTGCCGTTCCAGCGCCACGTCTGGGAAGCCATGCTGGACGAGGCCGAAAGCCAGATTCTGGCGGAAAGCCCGGTCGGTATTTACGGCTCGGATATCTCTTTCCGTATGGTCGATTTTGCCGAGCGCAATGCCGAACGTGCGGGCGTGGCCAAGACCGTCCAGCTGCGCGGTGGCGATGCGCTGCAGCGCATGCCGCCTTGCGATGAGCCCGGCATGATGCTGCTGAACCCGCCCTATGGCGAGCGGATTGCCGCTGCCGGTGTGGCCGGTCAGAAGGCGCAGGATCGCATGGAGGTGGTGGAGCGCGCAGGCCGCGAAACCGCGCAGACCGAAGACGGCGGCGAGTTCTTCAGCCAACTGGCCACGCACTGGAAGAAAAACTACAGCGGCTGGAGCGGCTTCATGCTGACGCCCGACCTCAAGCTGCCGGGCAAGATGCGTTTGAAGGAATCGCGCCGCACGCCGATGTGGAACGGTCCTATCGAATGCCGTCTGTTCCGCTTTGACATGATCAAGGGCGCGGTCAAACCCCGCAAGAATGCCCCAGGCTCGGCCGCCGAAGGCGACGCAGAGCAATGA
- a CDS encoding hemerythrin domain-containing protein, producing the protein MPTTQTRHSKPVGKIIPAAQAKRHSIAKAKTVAPEVPVQLGSTPQTRFRGDPDIFGRLVQDHDQHRALLAMIAATRGESDERKKLFKELVKELKGHAAAEEQALWSTVMRNPKTTDDARHAVAEHKQIDDMLADLAARDMASPGWLRRFAGLREEYLHHIREEEQEQFVQAQKHLSDSDVRYMKQFFNRRKREEKAAAKVTTQIKH; encoded by the coding sequence ATGCCCACCACCCAAACCAGGCACAGCAAGCCGGTCGGCAAAATCATTCCCGCCGCCCAAGCCAAGCGCCACTCCATTGCCAAGGCCAAAACCGTGGCTCCCGAGGTGCCGGTGCAGCTGGGCAGCACGCCGCAGACCCGATTTCGCGGCGACCCCGACATCTTTGGCCGTCTGGTGCAAGACCATGACCAGCACCGGGCACTGCTGGCCATGATTGCCGCCACCCGCGGTGAATCCGACGAACGAAAGAAACTGTTCAAGGAATTGGTCAAGGAACTCAAAGGCCATGCCGCCGCCGAGGAGCAGGCGCTGTGGTCCACGGTGATGCGCAATCCCAAGACCACCGACGACGCACGCCATGCGGTCGCCGAGCACAAGCAAATCGACGACATGCTGGCAGATCTGGCAGCACGCGACATGGCCAGCCCGGGCTGGCTACGCCGCTTTGCCGGCTTGCGCGAGGAGTATCTGCACCATATTCGCGAAGAGGAGCAGGAGCAGTTCGTCCAGGCGCAAAAGCATTTATCGGACAGCGATGTGCGCTATATGAAGCAGTTCTTCAACCGCAGAAAACGTGAGGAAAAAGCCGCCGCCAAGGTCACGACCCAGATCAAGCACTGA
- a CDS encoding multidrug efflux SMR transporter, protein MAWVYLLIAGVLEVIWAFTMKQSNGFTNLKYSAITIVAMIASFGLLSIAMRSLPLGTAYTIWTGIGAVGAFAVGITVLGEQISAMRIAAAVLIVSGLVLMKLSAGE, encoded by the coding sequence ATGGCTTGGGTTTATCTGTTGATCGCTGGCGTGCTGGAAGTGATCTGGGCCTTCACCATGAAGCAGTCCAATGGCTTTACCAATCTCAAATACAGCGCCATCACCATCGTGGCCATGATTGCCAGCTTTGGCCTGCTGTCGATCGCCATGCGCAGCCTGCCGCTGGGCACGGCCTATACCATCTGGACGGGTATCGGTGCCGTGGGTGCCTTTGCGGTGGGCATCACTGTGCTGGGCGAGCAGATCAGTGCCATGCGCATTGCGGCGGCGGTGCTGATCGTCAGCGGACTGGTGTTGATGAAATTGTCTGCAGGCGAATAA
- the rbsK gene encoding ribokinase, translating into MNATTTSSDPKTARVAVVGSLNMDVVLTLARVPAAGETVAADDLNYLPGGKGGNQAVACARHGAQVSLFGSVGADHHGQTLKSALQADGVSVEHVSEHAGVPTGTAVIMVEPDGQNRICVVPGANAGLVLPEAALQAVLAQSDYLVLQFETPVAVVQQALQVAQKAGCPVVLNPSPVREVPDAWWPWIHTLVVNEHEAAAFTGMPIESPQAAEQAARALLARGVQQVVVTLGAQGAVAVEQGAASFHPAPVVSVVDTTAAGDTFLGAMVTRLAEGSALADAVPWAIRAASLCIGKAGAQPSIPTREQVQA; encoded by the coding sequence GGCAGCCTCAATATGGACGTGGTGCTGACGTTGGCCCGCGTTCCCGCAGCAGGCGAAACCGTCGCTGCCGATGATCTGAACTACCTGCCCGGCGGCAAAGGTGGCAATCAGGCCGTGGCCTGCGCCCGCCACGGCGCACAGGTCAGCCTGTTTGGCAGCGTGGGTGCCGATCACCATGGTCAGACCCTGAAGTCCGCCCTGCAGGCCGACGGTGTGAGTGTGGAGCATGTCAGCGAGCATGCCGGCGTTCCCACCGGTACCGCTGTCATCATGGTGGAGCCCGACGGGCAAAACCGCATCTGCGTGGTGCCTGGCGCCAATGCCGGGCTGGTGCTGCCCGAGGCGGCTTTGCAAGCGGTGCTGGCGCAGTCCGACTATCTGGTGCTGCAGTTCGAAACGCCTGTGGCGGTGGTGCAGCAGGCGCTGCAGGTCGCGCAAAAAGCAGGCTGCCCGGTGGTGCTCAATCCTTCGCCGGTGCGCGAGGTTCCCGATGCATGGTGGCCCTGGATTCACACCCTGGTCGTGAACGAGCACGAAGCGGCAGCCTTTACCGGAATGCCGATTGAGAGCCCGCAAGCGGCAGAGCAGGCCGCGCGCGCGTTGCTGGCGCGCGGCGTGCAGCAAGTGGTGGTCACTCTGGGCGCGCAAGGCGCGGTGGCGGTGGAGCAGGGCGCAGCCAGCTTTCACCCGGCTCCCGTGGTCTCCGTGGTCGATACCACGGCGGCCGGCGACACTTTTCTGGGCGCCATGGTCACCCGTCTGGCCGAAGGCAGCGCGCTGGCCGATGCCGTGCCCTGGGCCATACGCGCCGCCAGCCTGTGCATTGGCAAGGCCGGCGCCCAGCCTTCCATTCCCACGCGTGAACAGGTGCAGGCCTGA